The Haloterrigena turkmenica DSM 5511 genome includes the window CGGTCGCCATCGAGTGGCCCGCGACCAACTTCAACTTCATCGGCGCGGAAGCCGACACCGAGAACGTCGGCGAGGTTACGGCCGGTCTCATCGAGGAGTTTTACGATAGCGGCGGCGGTAACGTCCGACTGGTCGGCCACTCGCTGGGCGGCCGCTGTGTCCTCTGGGCCGCGACCAAACTCAGCAGCGGCTACCAGATCGAGACCGTCGCCCCGCTGGGCGCGGCCGCCGACGGGTCGGAGGTCTGTGGCAGTCCGTGGAACGCCGGTCTGGACAACGCCTGCGAGGTTCGCAACTACCACTCGAACAACGACTCGACGGTCGGCAGCGCCTACGGCGGCTTCGGTGACACGGCCCTCGGGACCGAGGGGGCCGGCTGCGATCCCGCCCCGAACTACACGGACGTCGACGTCACCGCCAGCGTCGGCAGCCATCTCTCGTATCTGGGCGACTCGATGGTCGGGAGCGACCTCGCCGGTGCGATCAACAGCGGATCCTGTGACGACAACAACGACGGCGACGACGGAGACGACAGCTGGGGCTGGTTCTGACGTCCGATAGCACCCGCTGTGAACTACGATTCCAAGTCCTCGTCCCGTTTTTTCGCAGTGTACCGTCGTTCCCGTCTCGGCAGCCCTCTCACTCGTTTACGATTTACTAGCGACGCGACTACCGGGGTATGCGATCGTCTACGGCAACAAACGCTGGCGATCCCGCGGGGACACCGTTGGACTTCCGCTGCTCGTCCAACGTGCTCCCCCCCTCGCCGGTCAGCGGCAAGCCAATGATGGGCTCAGCCGCCGCCGGTCCGGCGAGACTTCGCTTCGCTCACGGGTCATCGCTCCCCGTTCGCTACTCGAGGCCTCCCTTCGGTCAGCCTCGCACCGCTCGTCTCGTTGGCTCCCAGGTCCGTCGCTTAGGGCGACAGACGCTGACGATCTCGCGGGAACAACGAGAGACTCACTCCGTTCGCCTCTCTGGCTCCCCCTCGCCGGTCAGCGGCGAGCCCGATTACGGGCTCAGCCGCTGACGGTCTCGCGGGAACAGCACAGCTTCTCGGATGTTGTCCAGTCCGAGAAGCGTCATGATCAGGCGCTCGCCGCCGAGGCCGAAGCCGGCGTGGGGCGGCATGCCGTACTTGAACATCTTCGTGTAGTACTCGAACTGATCGGGGTCGAGACCCTGCTGCTCGAAGCCTTCGATGAGCTTCTCGTGGCGGTGCTCGCGCTGGCCGCCCGAGACCAGTTCCATGCGCGGGTGCATCAGGTCGAAGCCGGTCGACAGTTCCGGATCGTCGTCGTGGTCCTTGATGTAGAACGGCTTGATCTCGCTGGGCCAGTCGGTGATGAAGTAGTGGCCGCCGACGTCCTGTCCGAGGGCCTCCTCGGCCGGCGTCGAGAGGTCGTCGCCCCAGACGAGCTGCTCGTCGAGTTCGCCCGTCGCGTTGATGCGCTCGATGGCCCCCTCGTAGCTGATGCGCGGGAAGTCGCCCTCCGGCACCGCGAACTCGTCGGCGATGCCGATCGCCTCGAGTTCGTCGCCGAAGTTCTCCTGGACCGCCTCGTAGGCGGCCTTGACGATGCCTTCGGCGACGTCCATGGCGTCCTGGTGGTCGCAGAACGCGCCCTCGAAGTCGATCGAAGTCGCCTCGTTGAGGTGGCGGGGCGTGTTGTGTTCCTCGGCGCGGAAGATCGGGCCGATCTCGAAGACGCGCTCGACGTTCGAGCCCGCGATCAGCTGCTTGAACAGCTGTGGCGACTGGTTCATGAAGGCCTCCTCACCGAAGTAGGTGATCGGGAAGAGCTCGGTACCGCCCTCGGTACCCGTGGCGACGATCTTCGGCGTGTTGATCTCCGTACAGTCGAACTCGCGGAACTGGTCGCGGACCGCGTTCAGCACGCCCGAGCGGATCTCGAAGACGGACTGGACGTCCTCCTTTCGGAGGTCGAGCGTCCGGTTGTCGAGTCGCGTCGAGAGGTCAGCGTCGACCTTCCCCGACGGGTCCAGCGGCAGTTCCGGGTCCGCGGGCGCGACGACCTCGACCGATTCGGGCGTGACCTCGACGCCCGTCGGTGCGCGCGGCTCTTCCTCGACGGCGCCGGAGACTTTGACGACGCTCTCGCGGGAGGCGTCGAGTCCCGTCTCGACCAGATCGTCGTCCATCTCGTCCTTCTCGAACTTGATCTGGATCTTGCCGGAGGTGTCCCGAAGAATCAGGAAGGCAATTCCGCCGAGGTCGCGGATCTCGTGGACCCAGCCGGCGACGGTGACGTCATCGCCCGGCTCGGTGTCAGCAGTGTAGGTTCGGTCCTGCATACACCTCGATTCCGGTCGCCGCAACTTAAGCGCAATCGTTCGCGGCCGTTCGGTTCGCGGACCGCTCACGCTCGGCCGTTCGTCCGAGGGCGGACCATCGACGCCGCTCGAAGCGCGGCCGAGCGGTTCCGATCGGCCTCGAGCCGTGCGATCGCAGTCGCTCGCACCACGACGAGTTTTCACGATCCGCCCCGACCGTCTGGTATGGACGACCTCGAGTCACTCGCCGACGAGATCCGGAGCGCGGACACCGTCGTCGCCTTCACCGGCGCGGGCATCTCCGCGCCCTCGGGCGTACCGACGTTCCGGGGCGACGGCGGCGTCTGGGAGAAGTTCGACGAAGGGCAGTTCACCTACGGTCGCTTCCGGAGCGATCCGGCGGGATTCTGGGACGACCGCGTCGACCTGCAGCGGGAGATGTTCGCCGAAGTGTACCAGCCGAACGCGGCCCACGAGGCACTGGCCGCAATGGGCCGGGACGGCCATCTCGAGGCGATTCTCACGCAGAACACCGACGGGTTACACGCGCAGGCCGCCGACGCGGTTTCCGGGGACTCGAGCGGCGATTCCGACGGTGCTGACGCTAACGGCGACGCCGCCGATGACAACACCACGCTCCTCGAGTTACACGGCAACGCCCGGCGCGTCCGCTGTACGGACTGTGGGCGGCGAAGAGACGCCGATCCGGTCTTCGACCGGGCCGCCGAGGGCGAGTTGCCCCCAACCTGCGACTGCGGCGGCGTCTTCAAACCCGATGTCGTTCTCTTCGGCCAACAGCTTCCGGGTACGGTCATCCAGCGCGCCCGGTCGCTGGCCCGCGAGAGCGACGTCTTCCTCGCCGTCGGCTCCTCGTTGGTCGTCGAGCCGGCCGCCTCGCTGCCTCGACAGGCGGCGTCGACGGGAGCCACTCTCGGTATCGTCAACCTCGAGTCGACGCCGGTCGACGACGCGGCCGACGTGGTCCGTCGCGAGGACGTGACCGAGGTCCTGCCGCGGCTTCGCGAACTCGTCGCAGAATAGCATCGGTTTGAGTCGGATCCGACCCGAATCAGGCGTCGCGGGCCGCCTCGACCGTCTCGCGAACGGCCTCGACGCCCTCCTCGTGAGCGAGGTCGCCGACGACGATCACGTCGGCGTGCTGGGCCATCGTCGCGGCCGAATCGTAGTCGTGGATGCCGCCGCCGTAGAACAGCGTCGTCTCGTCGGTCGCCTCGCCGGCCGCCTCGACGATTTCCTCGTCACCGAACGTCCCGGAGTACTCGAGGTAGACGATCTCCTGGCCGAACATCCGCTCGGCGACCTCGGCGTAGGCTGCGACGTCGTCCGGCCCGAGGTCGCAGTCGGCTTCGGTGTACTCCGCGACGTCGGCCTCGGGGTTCATCACGATGTAGGCTTCCGTCCAGGTCCGGTCCCAGTCCATGTCGTCGTCGGTTCGCACCCACTCCTTGTGGGCGCCCGTGATCCAGAACGGCGAGCCGGCGTTGAAGACGGTGGGGATGAGATACCCCTCGAGCGCCCGGTTGTCGATGACGACGTCGGGACTCGAGGGCTCCTGGTAGAGCGGCACGTCGTGTTCGGCGCAGGCGTCGACGACGGCCTCCATGTTCTCCTCAGTGATTCCCATGGTGCCGCCGACCTCGATAGCGTCGGTACCGGTCGCACAGAGGTCTCCGTAGGTGACGCCCTCGGGGAGCTCCTTGTCCGGGTCGATCTTGAGAATATGGTTCCAGTCGTCCCAGGGGCAGGCAGTCATACCGCGTCGTTTCCCGACAACCGGCAAAAACGCTACGAAACGGCCCCTGGCGGAGAACGACCGCGAGTAACCTCACGAGGCCCGTTTACGACGACCGTTCGTCGACGCGTTCGGAGACCGTCAGGAGGTCTCGAATAGCCGTCAGCGCCTCGTCGACCGCAGCCTCGTCGATCGTCGTCGCGTCGCCGTCGAGCGCTTTGTCGCCCTCACTCGAGTCGGAACCGATCGCCGGTACTGACAGTCGGAGGACGAGCGCAT containing:
- a CDS encoding esterase/lipase family protein translates to MSDTTTLERSRSTDERTATSRRTLLKAAGTTVVGGAGLAAASGSASAQVLGPDVIEIDDGLLGWSADGSLPVTDELLVFIHGWFGDTTVSSQASDVERSLESGGYSPDETVAIEWPATNFNFIGAEADTENVGEVTAGLIEEFYDSGGGNVRLVGHSLGGRCVLWAATKLSSGYQIETVAPLGAAADGSEVCGSPWNAGLDNACEVRNYHSNNDSTVGSAYGGFGDTALGTEGAGCDPAPNYTDVDVTASVGSHLSYLGDSMVGSDLAGAINSGSCDDNNDGDDGDDSWGWF
- the aspS gene encoding aspartate--tRNA(Asn) ligase; translated protein: MQDRTYTADTEPGDDVTVAGWVHEIRDLGGIAFLILRDTSGKIQIKFEKDEMDDDLVETGLDASRESVVKVSGAVEEEPRAPTGVEVTPESVEVVAPADPELPLDPSGKVDADLSTRLDNRTLDLRKEDVQSVFEIRSGVLNAVRDQFREFDCTEINTPKIVATGTEGGTELFPITYFGEEAFMNQSPQLFKQLIAGSNVERVFEIGPIFRAEEHNTPRHLNEATSIDFEGAFCDHQDAMDVAEGIVKAAYEAVQENFGDELEAIGIADEFAVPEGDFPRISYEGAIERINATGELDEQLVWGDDLSTPAEEALGQDVGGHYFITDWPSEIKPFYIKDHDDDPELSTGFDLMHPRMELVSGGQREHRHEKLIEGFEQQGLDPDQFEYYTKMFKYGMPPHAGFGLGGERLIMTLLGLDNIREAVLFPRDRQRLSP
- a CDS encoding SIR2 family NAD-dependent protein deacylase, with the translated sequence MDDLESLADEIRSADTVVAFTGAGISAPSGVPTFRGDGGVWEKFDEGQFTYGRFRSDPAGFWDDRVDLQREMFAEVYQPNAAHEALAAMGRDGHLEAILTQNTDGLHAQAADAVSGDSSGDSDGADANGDAADDNTTLLELHGNARRVRCTDCGRRRDADPVFDRAAEGELPPTCDCGGVFKPDVVLFGQQLPGTVIQRARSLARESDVFLAVGSSLVVEPAASLPRQAASTGATLGIVNLESTPVDDAADVVRREDVTEVLPRLRELVAE
- a CDS encoding phosphoglycerol geranylgeranyltransferase, whose product is MTACPWDDWNHILKIDPDKELPEGVTYGDLCATGTDAIEVGGTMGITEENMEAVVDACAEHDVPLYQEPSSPDVVIDNRALEGYLIPTVFNAGSPFWITGAHKEWVRTDDDMDWDRTWTEAYIVMNPEADVAEYTEADCDLGPDDVAAYAEVAERMFGQEIVYLEYSGTFGDEEIVEAAGEATDETTLFYGGGIHDYDSAATMAQHADVIVVGDLAHEEGVEAVRETVEAARDA